A window from Candidatus Omnitrophota bacterium encodes these proteins:
- the larC gene encoding nickel pincer cofactor biosynthesis protein LarC, which translates to MRIAYFDCFCGISGDMTLGAFLDAGLSVKKLSSELAKLKVGGYRLKKSKVLRGSIAGTKFECVADGSAHGHRSLKSINALIDGSSLSGRVKTMAKRIFGVIAAAETKVHGKARAKDVIFHELGDIDSIVDIVGTAIAMEEMSIDAVYSSCVNMGRDIVMTRHGNIPVPSPASIEILKGVPVSITGINAEIVTPTGAGILKALSKSFGPVPSMEISGIGYGAGSKDFSERPNLLRVIIGESKSSFKEDTVYVVETNIDDMNPQHAGYVIEKAMTAGAVDAYIANIQMKKARPAFKLTAITPAGKLRSVADVIFAETSAIGLRFYEVNRMKLDRKVAIVNTNYGKISVKISKGPGGIATVSPEHDECVEAARRRNVPLRKIYDAAKSAARTALLAASFVLFTAACQLSVSCADTIDTNEGQELKGIVVEDYKDRIIMSTVDGEKTIMKSDIKELYYDEEEDNLIKLGDQAKEKRDYIKALTYYDMAFKKNPNSKAAKDGLVFLEGYLFRKEQAQKEEDVRRREDLERQGVTATVQTELDTKQKVTALRKAVGITLAVKDGFPVAESVQPNSPADEAGIERGDRLVAIWARLTGYMSLDEVLGALLDKPSLELKCTIEKTVDVAINPYRLVAPGPNELIGASLAMRFDGLTIDSVRRDGAVVKAGLKAGDLITAIDGKSTRYMPMKKAVSMIRDSKEKTAILTVRREILLWRRD; encoded by the coding sequence ATGCGCATAGCGTACTTCGACTGTTTTTGTGGCATATCCGGCGACATGACGCTCGGAGCGTTTTTGGACGCGGGCCTTAGCGTTAAAAAACTTTCGAGTGAGCTCGCGAAGCTTAAAGTCGGCGGATACAGGTTGAAAAAGTCGAAGGTTTTGCGCGGTAGTATAGCCGGCACAAAGTTCGAATGCGTCGCGGACGGTTCCGCGCATGGTCATCGCTCTCTCAAAAGTATTAATGCGCTTATCGACGGAAGCTCGCTTAGCGGCCGCGTCAAAACGATGGCGAAGCGGATATTCGGCGTTATCGCCGCGGCGGAGACGAAGGTTCACGGCAAAGCGCGCGCCAAAGACGTGATATTTCATGAGCTCGGCGATATTGATTCGATCGTTGATATAGTTGGAACGGCTATCGCGATGGAAGAGATGAGTATCGACGCTGTCTACTCGTCCTGTGTAAATATGGGGCGCGACATAGTCATGACCAGACACGGCAATATCCCGGTACCGTCTCCGGCGAGCATAGAGATATTAAAAGGCGTACCTGTGTCGATAACCGGTATAAATGCGGAGATCGTTACGCCGACCGGCGCGGGGATACTGAAAGCGCTCTCGAAAAGCTTTGGCCCGGTCCCGAGCATGGAAATATCCGGTATAGGATATGGCGCCGGTTCTAAAGATTTTAGCGAGCGCCCGAATCTTTTGCGGGTTATCATAGGCGAGTCGAAGAGTTCATTTAAAGAAGATACAGTGTATGTGGTCGAGACGAATATCGACGATATGAATCCCCAGCATGCCGGATATGTCATCGAGAAGGCGATGACTGCGGGTGCCGTCGACGCGTACATCGCAAATATACAGATGAAGAAGGCGCGTCCGGCGTTTAAATTAACGGCGATAACGCCTGCGGGAAAATTGCGGAGCGTAGCCGATGTCATTTTTGCCGAAACATCCGCGATCGGCCTGAGGTTTTACGAAGTAAACAGAATGAAGCTCGACAGGAAGGTTGCCATCGTGAATACCAATTACGGAAAAATAAGCGTGAAGATAAGCAAAGGGCCGGGTGGGATTGCTACTGTGTCGCCGGAACATGACGAATGCGTCGAGGCGGCGCGGCGCAGGAATGTGCCGCTACGGAAAATATATGACGCGGCGAAATCGGCCGCCAGGACAGCGCTATTGGCGGCATCTTTTGTGCTATTTACCGCCGCCTGTCAACTATCGGTTTCCTGCGCAGATACCATCGATACGAACGAAGGGCAGGAGTTGAAAGGTATTGTCGTAGAGGACTATAAAGACCGCATTATAATGTCGACCGTGGACGGTGAAAAGACGATAATGAAATCGGATATCAAAGAACTTTATTACGACGAAGAAGAAGATAACCTTATAAAACTTGGCGACCAGGCCAAAGAAAAACGCGATTATATAAAAGCCCTTACATATTATGACATGGCGTTTAAAAAGAACCCCAATTCCAAAGCGGCCAAGGACGGGCTCGTTTTTCTGGAAGGGTATTTATTCAGGAAAGAGCAGGCGCAGAAGGAAGAGGACGTAAGGCGGCGCGAAGATCTGGAGCGCCAGGGCGTAACGGCCACCGTACAGACGGAGCTTGATACTAAGCAGAAAGTCACTGCGCTGAGAAAAGCCGTCGGCATTACGCTTGCCGTGAAAGACGGATTTCCGGTGGCGGAGAGCGTTCAGCCGAATTCACCGGCGGACGAGGCCGGGATAGAAAGAGGCGATAGGCTCGTCGCTATATGGGCGCGCCTTACCGGATATATGAGCCTGGATGAGGTTTTAGGCGCCCTCTTAGATAAGCCATCGTTGGAATTGAAATGTACTATTGAGAAGACGGTAGATGTTGCGATAAATCCGTACAGGCTGGTGGCGCCCGGGCCCAACGAACTCATAGGAGCGTCTCTTGCGATGAGATTCGATGGGCTTACCATCGACTCAGTACGCCGGGACGGCGCGGTAGTTAAGGCCGGACTTAAAGCCGGCGACCTTATCACCGCGATAGACGGCAAATCGACCCGTTATATGCCGATGAAGAAAGCCGTAAGCATGATACGGGATTCTAAAGAGAAGACGGCGATCTTAACCGTGCGAAGAGAAATATTACTCTGGAGGAGAGATTAA
- a CDS encoding methyl-accepting chemotaxis protein, translated as MLKNAVRPRFKRKQYIVARQFQLKYAGMILLLMFLTAGFCAYAIYYTTMILFGEKLANVYPQGQLVSIVNTVNFRILISMLVISPIVGFLGIYLSHKIAGPIYRIEKFLGTMVSGDLSTRITLRKGDEMVSLADGINRLTDSLSSTIAAEKAQVENALKDLYALRELVSSIPPKDRERADIVIDRLDAAIRAINKEMDKYTV; from the coding sequence ATGCTCAAAAATGCAGTGAGGCCGAGATTTAAACGAAAGCAGTACATCGTAGCAAGGCAATTCCAGCTAAAGTACGCGGGCATGATACTTTTGCTCATGTTCCTCACCGCCGGTTTTTGCGCATACGCCATTTATTACACGACGATGATATTATTCGGAGAGAAGCTCGCCAACGTATATCCGCAGGGCCAACTCGTATCTATCGTAAATACGGTTAACTTTCGCATACTTATCAGCATGCTCGTAATATCTCCGATAGTCGGATTTTTGGGAATATACTTATCCCACAAGATCGCGGGCCCTATCTATAGGATAGAGAAATTTCTCGGTACGATGGTATCGGGCGACCTTTCAACCCGTATTACATTAAGGAAAGGCGACGAAATGGTTTCTCTGGCGGATGGGATAAACCGCCTTACGGACAGCCTGTCCTCGACCATTGCCGCGGAGAAGGCCCAGGTGGAGAATGCCTTGAAGGATCTCTATGCCCTGAGAGAACTCGTTTCTTCCATCCCGCCGAAAGATCGCGAACGCGCCGATATCGTTATTGATCGGCTCGATGCCGCGATCCGCGCCATAAATAAGGAGATGGATAAGTACACGGTATAG
- a CDS encoding AAA family ATPase, whose translation MKKIKRILDMKLPAGQSAFLWGARKTGKTTYLKERFPDSKVYDFLKTDLFLEISKNPALLRERILALDNAALRKPIILDEVQKVPQALDEVHWLIENKGLGFVLCGSSARKLKKGHANLLGGRAWRYELFPFVSKELDSIDLLHVLNHGMIPLHYLQNDADCRRSLEAYVQDYLREEVFAEGLTRNIPAFSRFFDAFGYSHGEITNYSNIASECGVDSKTVKEYYNILIDTLLAIRVEPFKKRQSRDVITKASKYYMFDVGVAGYLTKRHLVEQRGAEFGKAFEHFILMEIAAYKSYRKKEFAINFWRTKSGLEVDFVLGGEIAIEVKTGAPLGKRDMNGLSAFTDTYSPKRSIVVCNEKEKRMHNKIEILPWERFLRELWAGSIL comes from the coding sequence ATGAAAAAGATCAAAAGAATTTTAGACATGAAGCTACCTGCCGGCCAGTCCGCCTTTTTATGGGGTGCCCGTAAAACCGGCAAAACCACGTATCTGAAAGAAAGGTTTCCCGACAGTAAAGTGTATGATTTTTTAAAAACGGACCTGTTTTTGGAGATATCGAAAAACCCGGCGCTTTTACGCGAACGGATACTCGCGCTGGACAATGCGGCACTCAGGAAACCGATAATATTGGATGAGGTGCAAAAAGTCCCGCAGGCGTTGGACGAAGTACACTGGCTAATAGAAAACAAGGGGTTGGGGTTTGTGCTCTGCGGCTCAAGCGCGAGAAAACTTAAGAAAGGCCACGCCAATCTTTTAGGCGGCAGAGCCTGGAGATATGAACTGTTCCCGTTTGTGAGCAAGGAGTTGGATAGCATCGATCTTTTGCATGTATTAAATCATGGCATGATACCGCTCCACTATTTACAGAATGACGCAGATTGCAGGAGATCTTTAGAGGCTTATGTGCAGGATTACCTACGCGAGGAAGTATTCGCTGAAGGTTTGACTCGTAATATTCCGGCATTTTCGCGATTTTTTGACGCTTTTGGATATTCGCACGGCGAGATAACCAATTACAGCAATATCGCCAGCGAGTGCGGAGTAGACTCCAAAACAGTTAAAGAATATTATAATATTCTAATCGATACGTTGTTGGCAATCAGAGTCGAACCTTTTAAAAAGAGACAATCGCGGGATGTTATAACCAAGGCATCAAAATATTATATGTTCGATGTAGGTGTCGCCGGATACCTGACAAAAAGGCATCTGGTTGAACAGCGTGGCGCGGAGTTCGGTAAGGCATTCGAACATTTTATACTTATGGAAATTGCGGCATACAAATCTTATCGCAAGAAAGAGTTCGCGATAAATTTTTGGAGAACAAAGTCGGGTCTTGAAGTGGATTTTGTGCTCGGCGGCGAGATTGCTATTGAGGTAAAAACGGGCGCGCCGCTTGGTAAAAGGGATATGAATGGATTAAGCGCGTTTACCGATACATATTCGCCGAAAAGAAGCATTGTGGTTTGCAACGAAAAAGAGAAAAGGATGCACAATAAAATAGAGATACTTCCATGGGAGAGATTTCTGCGCGAGCTTTGGGCTGGTAGTATTCTTTAA
- a CDS encoding helix-turn-helix domain-containing protein translates to MPEDVVFTVQEVATYLRMQPVTIYKHAKAGKLPCFKVGANWRFKKSTIDRWISEQEEKENGFSS, encoded by the coding sequence ATGCCCGAAGACGTTGTCTTCACGGTTCAGGAAGTAGCCACATATCTGCGGATGCAACCCGTTACCATCTATAAGCACGCAAAGGCCGGGAAGCTTCCGTGTTTCAAGGTTGGGGCTAACTGGCGATTTAAGAAGTCAACTATAGATCGCTGGATATCTGAACAGGAAGAGAAAGAAAACGGTTTTTCAAGCTGA
- a CDS encoding beta-ketoacyl-[acyl-carrier-protein] synthase family protein → MKKRIVITGIGVLASNGIGKKDFWKAILDGTSGIKPVTLFDTANMKTKLAGEIKDFNPEAILGLKGLRNLDRSTKLALAASKMALDDAALAGPVAEEETDSYGVALGTTMGSVWSISEFDKEALKEGPRSVNPALFPNTVINSPASQVSIRFNIQGFNGTISTGFCASSDAIYYAMSMMSLYDYKVVLAGGVEELCEQTYKGFYKIGHLAGSRTGKDEIDCPFDKRRNGIIFGEGAAIFALEELEHAKKRGAAIYAELLGYGTSFDPDSKNIYSPKAKGAIRAMLSCLKDAGLTADDIGYICAAANSTLDCDAMEVLAVKSVFAGAGRDVPISSIKSMIGETYSAAGAMGLAAAIGAIEEDAIPPTINYAKPDRRCAVDCVPNEARNLKIKNILVDTFSPTGANSVLAVGRYA, encoded by the coding sequence TTGAAAAAGCGTATAGTGATTACAGGCATCGGTGTGCTGGCGTCCAACGGGATCGGTAAAAAAGATTTCTGGAAAGCGATTCTCGATGGCACCTCCGGCATAAAACCCGTGACCCTTTTTGATACGGCAAATATGAAAACGAAGCTTGCCGGCGAGATAAAGGACTTTAACCCGGAGGCGATACTCGGATTGAAGGGGCTGAGAAATCTGGATCGTTCGACTAAGCTTGCGCTCGCCGCCTCTAAGATGGCACTCGACGACGCCGCCTTGGCCGGCCCGGTCGCGGAAGAGGAGACGGACTCCTACGGCGTAGCGCTCGGCACGACGATGGGCTCGGTCTGGTCGATCAGCGAATTCGACAAGGAGGCGCTGAAAGAAGGGCCGCGGAGCGTCAATCCTGCGCTATTCCCCAATACGGTTATAAACTCTCCGGCGAGCCAGGTCTCGATACGTTTTAACATACAGGGCTTCAACGGCACGATCTCTACCGGATTTTGCGCGAGTTCCGACGCGATATATTACGCGATGAGCATGATGTCGCTGTACGATTACAAGGTTGTGCTCGCCGGCGGTGTCGAGGAGCTCTGCGAGCAGACGTATAAAGGTTTCTACAAGATAGGCCATCTCGCCGGATCCCGGACGGGCAAGGATGAGATCGACTGCCCGTTCGATAAACGTCGTAACGGTATCATCTTCGGCGAGGGCGCGGCGATATTCGCGCTCGAGGAGCTGGAGCACGCGAAAAAGCGCGGTGCGGCCATATACGCGGAACTGCTCGGTTACGGGACGTCGTTCGATCCGGACAGCAAAAATATATACAGCCCGAAGGCAAAAGGCGCAATCCGTGCCATGCTCTCATGCCTCAAAGATGCCGGTCTTACAGCGGACGACATCGGATATATATGTGCGGCCGCGAATTCTACGCTCGATTGTGACGCGATGGAGGTTTTGGCCGTAAAAAGCGTATTCGCAGGCGCGGGGCGCGACGTGCCGATAAGCTCGATAAAGTCTATGATAGGCGAGACGTATTCGGCGGCAGGGGCTATGGGGCTTGCCGCGGCGATAGGCGCTATCGAGGAGGACGCGATCCCCCCGACGATAAATTACGCCAAGCCGGACAGGCGCTGTGCCGTCGATTGCGTGCCGAACGAAGCGCGCAATCTTAAAATTAAGAATATACTCGTCGATACTTTCAGCCCGACGGGCGCCAACTCGGTACTGGCCGTGGGAAGGTACGCATGA
- the fabG gene encoding 3-oxoacyl-[acyl-carrier-protein] reductase, whose product MSMQRTDLLKNRVAIVTGGTRGIGRAIVFELIHNGAKVIFTYLQSVQSASIILDEVKELGGEAVAIRADVKDYEEAKKVVKEAMEKFGALDILVNNAGIIKDKALMFMEPSEWQDVIDTNLTGYFNMAKACIVTMMKQKSGNIVNISSVSGVVGIAKQVNYSSAKAGIVGLTKALAKEVAHYGIRVNAVAPGFIDTDMTRQLKARDELMKMIPAGRFGSPDEVAKAVSFLLSDRAGYITGQVIKVDGGLTM is encoded by the coding sequence ATGAGCATGCAAAGGACAGACCTTTTAAAGAATAGAGTGGCGATAGTTACCGGCGGGACGCGCGGTATCGGCCGCGCCATCGTATTTGAGCTGATACATAATGGGGCGAAGGTCATATTTACGTATCTGCAGAGCGTCCAGTCCGCCTCGATAATTTTAGACGAGGTAAAAGAGCTGGGCGGGGAAGCTGTAGCCATCAGGGCGGACGTCAAGGATTACGAAGAGGCAAAGAAGGTTGTCAAAGAAGCGATGGAAAAATTCGGCGCGCTCGATATTCTCGTGAATAACGCCGGCATAATAAAAGACAAAGCGCTCATGTTTATGGAACCGTCCGAATGGCAGGATGTTATCGATACGAACCTCACCGGTTACTTTAATATGGCGAAGGCGTGCATCGTTACGATGATGAAACAAAAGAGCGGAAATATTGTGAATATTTCTTCGGTGTCCGGAGTGGTGGGGATAGCGAAACAGGTGAATTATTCGAGCGCGAAGGCCGGTATCGTGGGACTGACCAAGGCGCTCGCCAAAGAAGTCGCGCATTACGGTATCAGGGTCAACGCCGTCGCGCCCGGCTTCATAGATACGGACATGACGCGCCAGCTTAAAGCGCGCGATGAACTTATGAAGATGATACCCGCCGGGCGGTTCGGCTCGCCTGACGAGGTTGCGAAAGCCGTGTCGTTTTTACTGAGCGACAGGGCGGGATATATAACGGGCCAGGTGATAAAGGTGGACGGCGGTTTGACCATGTAA
- a CDS encoding acyl carrier protein, with protein MPQVDDVTLEKELREIIAKVTEIETKEIGLESKFVEDLGMDSMMALEILAAIEKKYKIQVPEEKLGRLTNLKEAVKLTKEYL; from the coding sequence ATGCCACAGGTAGATGATGTAACGCTGGAAAAAGAGTTGCGCGAAATAATAGCGAAGGTTACGGAGATCGAAACCAAAGAGATCGGGCTCGAATCCAAGTTCGTAGAGGATCTGGGCATGGATTCGATGATGGCGCTCGAGATACTCGCCGCCATAGAGAAGAAGTACAAGATACAGGTTCCCGAGGAGAAATTGGGCCGCCTTACCAATTTAAAAGAAGCGGTGAAGCTTACGAAAGAATATCTTTAA
- the fabZ gene encoding 3-hydroxyacyl-ACP dehydratase FabZ has protein sequence MLNVEEIKSLIPQRYPFLMIDRVIEIKEGEFIKAYKNISRNEECFNGHFPDSAVFPGAFIAEAMAQAACILLKKSILDLKATLFYVTNVKIRFFKTVIPGDQLHITIKTIKMTRIGGIFETEASVDNNIVSKGEMTFACK, from the coding sequence ATGCTTAATGTCGAAGAGATAAAAAGCCTGATCCCCCAGCGGTACCCGTTTCTGATGATCGACCGGGTTATCGAAATAAAAGAGGGGGAGTTTATAAAGGCGTATAAGAATATCAGCCGGAACGAGGAATGCTTTAATGGACACTTCCCGGATTCGGCCGTATTTCCCGGAGCGTTCATCGCGGAGGCGATGGCGCAGGCGGCGTGCATCCTGCTCAAAAAAAGCATTCTCGACCTGAAGGCCACGCTATTTTACGTTACAAATGTAAAAATACGGTTTTTCAAGACGGTGATTCCCGGCGACCAACTGCATATCACCATAAAAACGATAAAGATGACGCGCATCGGCGGGATATTCGAGACCGAGGCGTCTGTAGATAATAATATTGTGTCGAAAGGAGAGATGACCTTTGCCTGCAAATAA
- a CDS encoding beta-ketoacyl-[acyl-carrier-protein] synthase family protein translates to MPANKRVVITGMGVVSSIGIGKDEFWRNLIAGRSGISEVSRFDTSGFPTHRAGEVKDFAAEDFIPKTICKRIGRGSQLAISAARLALEDAAFDMKKDAGDSFGVIIGTTMGEAPSIEMIDRFWTSKGEDDVYPSNVKNFPVNNLSDNVAAVLGFTGYNYVIPTACAAGNYSIGFASDLIRTGRADSLLAGGADPLSRLAFTGFNRLFAMSPDMCRPFDKDRKGILLGEGGALLLVEALEHAKARGAKIYAEVLGYGLSCDAHNMTIPSQKGVMKVMEKAIRNSGIAKKDVGYISAHGTGTGLNDKTESAAIREVFGDLAKDIPVSSIKSMLGHTMGTASALEAMACCLAIRDGVIPPTINFATPDPECAIDCVPNKSRKKDVRVALNNSFAFGGNNACLALARYGDN, encoded by the coding sequence TTGCCTGCAAATAAGAGAGTTGTTATAACCGGCATGGGCGTGGTCTCTTCCATAGGGATAGGGAAGGACGAGTTCTGGAGGAACCTTATCGCCGGGCGGTCCGGTATAAGTGAGGTTAGCCGTTTCGATACGTCCGGTTTTCCCACTCACCGCGCGGGCGAGGTGAAGGACTTTGCCGCCGAGGATTTTATCCCGAAAACGATATGCAAGCGCATCGGCAGAGGCTCGCAACTCGCGATCTCCGCCGCGCGTCTTGCGCTCGAGGACGCGGCCTTCGATATGAAGAAAGATGCCGGAGACTCTTTTGGTGTAATAATCGGCACGACGATGGGCGAGGCGCCGTCGATCGAGATGATAGACAGGTTCTGGACGAGTAAGGGCGAGGACGATGTATATCCGTCCAACGTGAAAAATTTCCCCGTAAACAATCTGTCGGACAATGTCGCCGCCGTCCTGGGTTTCACGGGATACAATTATGTCATACCGACCGCATGCGCGGCCGGTAACTATTCTATAGGTTTTGCCTCCGATCTTATACGGACGGGGCGCGCGGATTCTCTCCTTGCCGGCGGGGCAGACCCGCTGTCACGGCTCGCGTTCACCGGGTTCAACCGGCTCTTTGCCATGTCGCCGGATATGTGCCGGCCCTTCGACAAGGATCGTAAAGGAATATTGCTGGGCGAGGGCGGCGCGTTGCTTTTGGTCGAGGCTCTCGAACACGCAAAAGCCCGTGGCGCCAAGATCTACGCGGAAGTTTTAGGCTACGGGCTTAGCTGTGACGCGCATAACATGACGATACCGAGCCAGAAGGGCGTAATGAAGGTGATGGAGAAAGCCATACGAAATAGCGGCATAGCAAAAAAAGATGTCGGCTACATATCGGCTCATGGTACGGGCACAGGTTTAAACGACAAGACCGAGTCCGCGGCGATACGCGAAGTTTTCGGCGACCTGGCCAAAGATATACCCGTGAGCTCGATAAAGTCGATGCTCGGCCATACGATGGGTACGGCGAGCGCTCTCGAGGCGATGGCCTGCTGTCTGGCGATACGCGACGGCGTCATTCCGCCGACGATCAATTTCGCGACGCCTGATCCTGAATGCGCTATCGACTGTGTCCCGAACAAATCGCGCAAGAAGGATGTCCGGGTCGCGCTCAACAACTCATTCGCTTTCGGCGGCAACAACGCCTGCCTCGCCCTGGCGAGATACGGGGATAATTGA
- a CDS encoding NAD(P)/FAD-dependent oxidoreductase — protein sequence MNKKYDVIIIGSGIGGLAVAGLLAEKKKVLVLEKNRPLGGYCASFKRGDYLFESAVQAINGLYKGSPIYDILKRTSALSATEIESPKELYRSIFPDYDITIPQKDLAKYKKMLFSFFPREKENIESLFSVMESLYMEMRRFYLGEAPKKSPFILRYYKRSLRDLLDEFIKDDKLKAIISQYWMYRGLPPSKLSAITFSYIWYDYTANGSYFPRGGMEDIIKSMTDFIRKSGGDVMIGCEVAKIHVEKGEASGVELKNGDRFSADSVVSGIDVFGTFAMIDGAEKTAIAPFLKKLKENAISISAFKVYLGLDVDVRSLGVKDYEIFVNPSYDMESMYRSSVDNDFQDAPYSITIYSNLSGAFCGKGKSAVSIGMLSGYDFWKGLSRTEYKKNKEEALETLLGRAEKIIPGLRKHIKVKIAGTPLTMERYTGNSQGSIYGWNRKNLADEMQFINPTTPIKNLMLASHWTKMGGGIGGVLLSSDRVSNLLKG from the coding sequence ATGAATAAAAAATACGATGTGATAATAATCGGTTCCGGGATAGGCGGATTGGCTGTCGCCGGACTTCTGGCGGAGAAAAAGAAAGTTCTTGTGCTGGAGAAGAATCGTCCTTTGGGCGGATATTGCGCAAGCTTCAAAAGAGGCGACTATCTTTTTGAGTCGGCGGTCCAGGCGATAAACGGTCTTTATAAAGGCAGTCCGATATATGATATTCTGAAAAGAACGAGCGCTCTTTCAGCCACGGAGATCGAAAGCCCCAAAGAGTTGTACAGGAGTATATTCCCGGATTACGACATAACTATTCCGCAAAAAGATCTGGCGAAGTATAAAAAGATGCTTTTTTCGTTTTTCCCGAGGGAGAAAGAGAATATCGAATCACTTTTCAGCGTAATGGAGTCGCTATATATGGAGATGAGGAGATTTTATCTGGGCGAAGCGCCTAAGAAAAGCCCCTTTATCCTCCGTTATTATAAAAGGTCCCTCAGAGACCTGCTCGATGAATTCATAAAGGACGATAAGCTTAAGGCCATCATCTCGCAGTACTGGATGTACCGAGGCCTTCCGCCCAGCAAGCTCTCCGCGATCACTTTCTCATACATATGGTATGACTATACGGCGAACGGCAGTTATTTCCCGCGCGGGGGAATGGAAGACATTATAAAGAGCATGACAGATTTCATCAGGAAGAGCGGCGGAGATGTGATGATTGGTTGCGAAGTCGCAAAGATACATGTCGAAAAGGGTGAGGCCTCAGGCGTGGAGCTTAAGAATGGGGATAGGTTTTCCGCGGATAGCGTTGTTTCGGGCATAGATGTTTTTGGGACATTCGCCATGATCGACGGCGCGGAGAAGACGGCCATCGCCCCATTTTTGAAAAAGCTTAAGGAGAATGCGATATCGATATCGGCTTTTAAAGTTTATCTTGGCCTTGATGTGGATGTCAGGAGCTTGGGCGTGAAAGATTATGAGATATTCGTAAATCCTTCATATGACATGGAGTCGATGTACCGATCGTCCGTAGATAATGATTTCCAGGACGCCCCGTATTCGATAACGATATACTCCAACCTGTCCGGCGCTTTCTGCGGCAAAGGCAAATCCGCTGTTTCCATAGGCATGTTGTCGGGTTACGATTTTTGGAAGGGCTTGTCCCGCACAGAATATAAAAAGAACAAGGAAGAGGCGCTCGAGACTCTGCTCGGCCGCGCGGAAAAAATAATCCCCGGCTTAAGAAAGCATATAAAAGTCAAAATAGCCGGTACGCCGCTTACAATGGAAAGATATACCGGCAACAGCCAGGGGTCGATCTACGGCTGGAATAGAAAAAACCTTGCCGACGAAATGCAGTTTATCAATCCCACTACGCCTATAAAAAATCTTATGCTTGCCAGCCACTGGACAAAGATGGGCGGAGGGATAGGTGGGGTGCTGTTATCGTCGGATCGTGTGAGTAATCTGTTAAAAGGATAA